The genomic window CGCCATGAACTCTTTCTTTATCCCGCAGTTAGGTAGCCAAATTTACTCAATGGCCGGGATGACGACTAAGTTGCACCTGATTGCCAACGAACCCGGCAGCTATGACGGTATTTCCGCTAACTATAGCGGCGCAGGTTTTGCGGGCATGAAGTTTAAAGCCATTGCCACGCCAACGGCGGCCGACTTCGATGCTTGGGTAGCCAAGGCAAAACAACAGGCGACTAAGACCTTAGACTCTGCGACTTACCAAGCCTTAGCACAGCAGAGTGAAAACAATCCTGTTGAATACTTTGGCTCAGTTAGTCACGGCATGTTCGATCAAATCGTTATGCAATACATGCACATGGACTCAAACGAGCACATGGCAGGCCATGAAGGTATGGAACACATGAGTGCCGACCACAATATGGCTGGCATGCACCACGATATGGCGCATATGGCGAGCGAACAGGCGATGCCAAATATGCAGAACATGCCAAACCCACAGAAGATGGCCGACATGGAAGGCTCAACCCATTCTGACACTTCATCTACAGAACACTCATCCACTCACCCAGTGGAGGCGGAGTAATCATGTCTTTTCTCGGTAAATTAAGCTTAGATGCGATCCCGTATCATGAGCCTATCATCATGGTGACCCTTGCGGTTGTTGCCCTGATAGGCTTGTACGTCGCAGCTTTGATCACTAAACACAAAAAATGGGGCGTGCTCTGGCATAACTGGTTAACCTCGGTTGACCATAAACGCCTCGGTATCATGTACATAGTGCTTGCCTTCATCATGTTGATCCGCGGTTTCTCCGACGCCATCATGATGCGCACCCAACAGGCACTGGCCACCAATGGCGCAGCAGGTTATCTGCCGCCTGAACATTACGACCAAATCTTCACCGCCCACGGCGTGATCATGATTATCTTTATGGCAATGCCATTTATGATCGGTCTAATGAACTTAGTGCTGCCACTGCAAATCGGTGCCCGCGACGTTGCCTTCCCCTTCTTGAACAACCTCAGCTTCTGGTTAACCGCCTCTGGTGCCGTGCTGATCAATATTTCATTAGGTTTAGGTGAGTTTGCTAAGACGGGTTGGGTGGCTTACCCGCCTCTATCTGAGCTTGCTTACAGTCCGGGGGTTGGGGTCGATTACTATATCTGGGCGCTGCAGATCTCGGGAATAGGGACAACCTTAACCGGGGTCAACTTTATCGCGACAGTGCTTAAGATGCGCGCTCCTGGCATGAAGCTGATGCAAATGCCCATCTTCACTTGGACTTGTACTTGGGCCAACATCCTGATCGTGGCTTCGTTCCCGATCCTGACCGCGGTTTTAGCGCTGTTAACACTCGATCGCTACATGGATTTCCACTTCTTCACCAATGATGGTGGTGGTAATGCCATGATGTATATCAACCTGTTCTGGGCTTGGGGTCACCCTGAAGTGTACATCCTGATTTTACCTGCGTTCGGTATCTTCTCGGATGTGATTTCAACCTTTACCTCTAAGCGTCTGTTCGGCTATTCCTCCATGGTATGGGCCAGCGGCGCGATTTCGATCCTCGGTTTTATCGTGTGGTTACACCACTTCTTTACCATGGGCTCGAGCGCCAACGTCAACGCTTTCTTCGGTGTGATGACCATGGTGATTGCGGTCCCGACTGGGGTAAAACTGTTTAACTGGTTATTCACCATTTACCGCGGCCGTCTGCGCTTAACTGTGCCAGTGCTGTGGACCTTAGGTTTTATGGTGACTTTCACCATCGGTGGTATGACGGGCGTGTTATTGGCTGTACCGGGCGCCGACTACGTACTGCACAACAGCTTGTTCCTGATCGCTCACTTCCATAACACTATTATCGGTGGTGCCGTGTTCGGTTACTTAGCCGGTTTTGCTTACTGGTTCCCGAAAGCGACGGGTTTCCACTTAAATGAACGTTTAGGTAAAGCCTCATTCTGGTGCTGGCAAATTGGTTTCTATGTGGCCTTTATGCCGCTGTATGTGCTCGGTTTTATGGGTATGACTCGCCGTATCAACCACATCGATAACCCAGCATGGAACCTGTGGATCTATATCGCTGCCGTGGGTGCCTGCATCATCATGGTCGGTATCATTCTGCAATTCGTGCAACTGTACGTGAGTATCCGTGACCGCGACCAAAATCGTGACACCACGGGCGACCCTTGGAATGGCCACACGTTGGAATGGTCAACCGCATCACCACCACAGTTCTACAACTTTGCTAAATTGCCACAAGTATCTGATATCGATGCCTTTACCGATGCCAAAGAAAAAGGCACAGCATATCAACGCCAAAAACAGTATCAACCAATCCATATGCCGAAGAATACCCCAAGCGGTATCTTGATGGCGCTGGGCATTACCGCCGCGGGCTTTGCTGCGATTTGGCACATTCTGTGGCTCGCGATTGTGGGCATGGTGGGCGCATTTATCGTGTTCTTATTCCGTGCTTATAACAACGATGTCGACTATTACGTTCAACCCGATGAAGTGGCACGCATTGAAAATGCTCACTTAAACAATGTAGTAAGGGGCTGATATGAGTGTTGCAATCCCAGCTGATTTAGAAGTTGCTCACGCCGATGAGCACCACGAGCACCATGGCACGGGTGGCAACACCCTGTTTGGTTTTTGGCTCTATTTGATGACCGACTGCATCCTGTTTGCATCGGTATTCGCCACCTACGCCGTGCTCTATATGAACACCGACGGCGGTGTATCGGGTAAAGACATTTTCGAACTGGACTTTGTGCTGATCGAAACCGCAGCCCTGCTGCTCAGTAGTATTACCTATGGCTTCGCGTTGATTTTCGCTAAGCGCCACAACAAAGCGGCGACCCTCACTTGGTTAGCCATTACCTTTACACTGGGCTGTGTGTTTATCGGCATGGAAGTCTATGAGTTCCATCACCTGATCGAACATGGCAACGGCCCACAACGCAGCGCCTTCCTGTCATCTTTCTTCACCTTAGTGGGCATGCACGGCTTGCACGTGACCGCTGGGTTAATTTGGATGGCGATCATGATGATTGAAGTCGCCAAAACGGGCTTAGGTAACCGCAGCATCACTCGCCTGAGCTGCTTAAGCTTGTTCTGGCATTTCCTCGACATCGTGTGGATTTGCGTATTCACCGTTGTGTACTTATTGGGAGCACTGTAATGGGCGCACATACTCAATCCCAGCATAATAGCCATGGCGCAGACGATCTGGCCGCCAGCATCAAGTCTTACTTAGTCGGTTTTGTGCTGTCAGTGGTGTTAACGGCCATCCCATTCTGGGCGGTAATGACCCATCACTTCGAGCAATCGACAACGCTTGCCATCGTTATTGTCACGGCACTGGTGCAGATTTTGGTACACCTTAAGTACTTCCTGCACTTGGACTTCTCTAAGGAAGGCAAGATCAACACCTTCTCCTTCCTATTTACCGCGCTGATCATAGTTATGGTGGTGGGCTTGTCGGTATGGATCATTCTCGAAGCTAACGCTTTGATGATGTAACGAGACACAGCAAATGAACACACAAGCTAGATTGACATCGACGCAATGGAAAGCACGCTTCAAAGGGTATGTACAGGTGACTAAGCCTGGCATCATTTTCGGGAATCTGATTTCCGTTGCTGGCGGCTTCCTATTGGCCGCGAAGGGCGATGTGGATCTGGTCTTGATGCTGGCAAGCTTAGTGGGATTATCCTTAGTCGTCGCCTCAGGTTGTGCGATTAATAACTGTATTGACCGTGACATTGACGCCAAAATGCAGCGCACCTGCAAACGCGTCACCGTCACGGGCGAAATCCCCCTAAGTCATGTTTTGCTGTTTGGCATCGCCTTAGGCGTGCTTGGATTTGGCATCTTAGCCTTGTTCACCAATGTCTTAGCCCTGCTGTTTGCCGCGATTGGCTACGTCGTTTATGTCGGGATTTATAGCCTCTATATGAAGCGAAACTCGGTTTACGGCACCTTAGTCGGCAGCTTTTCGGGCGCAGTACCGCCCGTGGTGGGCTATTGCAGCGTGACAGGTCAAATGGATATGGGCGCAGTGATTTTATTGCTAATGTTCAGTCTCTGGCAGATGCCACACTCCTACGCCATCGCGATTTTCCGCTTTAATGACTATGCAGCCGCGAAGATCCCCGTGCTGCCCGTCGCCGAAGGGATGGCCAAGGCGAAGCACCATATAGTGCTCTATATCGCAGTGTTCGCCTTGGTCAGCACTATGCTGCCACTCGCAGGTTACACAGGCACCGCCTTTATGGCCGTGACCTGTGCCACCAGCCTCTGGTGGTTAACTATGGCCCTCAAAGGTTATCGTCAAGATGTGGATATGCCACGTTGGGCCAGACAAGTGTTTGGTTTTTCAATCATTACCATCACAGCACTCAGTGTAACCATGGCGCTGGATTTTCAAGCGGTCAGTCAAACCCCACTGTTTACCTTAGTGCGATAAACATAACCTTTATTCAAAAACAAAAGCGCTAACCTAGGTTAGCGCTTTTTTATTTTATGCATTTAAACGCAAAACACTTTGGAAAGCACCATGCCGTCTCAAGGAAAAAGTAGAGTCGCTGGCCTTCCTTATACACTGACTTTATGATGTCTATTTGCAGATCTCAGTGATCAGTTGATAGTTTGGATCTTCGGTCTTAACAAAATCACCTTTATCCTCAACAATATCAAACAGTTTAATTGTGCACTGATTTTTTCCGTTAATCTTATCCACAAAATACTGAGCTTCGTAATTTGCTCCCGCTTTAGGCGTAAAACTAACTTTTTTCACACAATAGGTATAACCATCAATTCGCGTGTTAGCGCCGTCAACCCATACACCTGCAAAATAGAATGAAAGTGGTACTCCCGCCTCTACTTTTAACTCAGTTTGTTGCTTTTCATGGACATCTGAACGATACAACGGCATCCCGATTTTCCGGCCTGCTTGGCGATTTGCCAATAAATTCGCTTTCATACCTAATACAGCAATTTCACCACCTGGAATGAAATTATGCTTGATACAACCTTCAGTGTTATCAATCCATACCGAGGTATTAGCACTGTCAGTCGATAACACACGAAGCGAGGCGGTTTCTTTTCCTGAAGCAACTTTATAACCGCTAGTTGCACAAGCCGTTAAAACTGAAGACATTAATAAGACAGATATTGTCTTTAACTTCATAATATTTCCTTTTATATAAAGCACAGATAAGGTTGTGCAATCCGCCAAGAAAGCACAACAAAAATAATTATATCAAATGGTTAAGTAATTTCAGTCGAATGAAAAACGAATGAAATTCACTACTTCATTGCCGATTTAATATAGACATCGAAGCGGTTTTTCTTAGTTTCGATTACCATACTGGGCTTAACGCCAGCGAGGTCTTCGGCATAATCGGGGCGTTTAACCACAACACGCTTACTGGCTAGAGCCATGGCGGGGGCGAGCAATCCATCGGCATCGAGATCGGCACCGACTAAGGTTTGGAATACCCGCATTTCCTTCTTCACCAATGCGGATTTATCACGGTGAGGGTACATAGGATCGAGGTAAACGACATCGACCTCTTGCTCCAGTTTGGCGAGTGCTTCGAGGCTGGAACCATGGAAAAGCTGCATCCGTTCACGCATCCAGTCGCCGATTTCGGCATCCTGATAGGCGCGGCGCAGGCCATCTTCTAATAATGCGGCCACCACAGGATGGCGCTCCACCATAGTGACAGTGCAGCCAAGGCTTGCGAGCACAAAGGCATCACGCCCCAAACCCGCAGTGCCATCGACCACTTTTGGCGTAACGCCTTGCTTTAACCCAACAGCTTTGGCAATGGATTGACCACGACCACCGCCAAACTTGCGCCTATGGGCAACGGCGCCAGTCACAAAGTCCACCATAATACCATCGAGCTTAGGTTCATCCCGCTTATGCAGAGTCAAAGTGTCTGATTCAAAACGCAATTCAAATGCTGCATTCGCATCAAACACAAGCTGCCAACGGGCACAAATATCCACAAGTGTTGGGTATTGCTGATTGAAAAAGACTGGAATAGGCAAAGGGATCACTGCTTAGATGATGGAGAATAATGGCCATTATGCCTAAAAATCTTCTTCGTGAATATGTAACTCGGTCAATCATCTTGTTAATGTTCATTATTTTATGGGTCAATTTGTCTAAGTTATTCTAGGCAAACTCAAACACAAATCACAATGTAATCCACTGATTGATAACGGCAAAAATCTATTTATGTAACAGTTGTTCGATTTGTGTTATATGTCTTATTCCGAGTTGACCTTGTAACTTCCATACGGAATAAGGACATTTTTTGCTTAACTGGCTGAAAGGTTTTTTGTTTATCAGGGAGCAAGACTTTTTAAGCCCCGATAGAACCATATTAAAAACCAGTTTATTGCGGATTATTTTGCTGAGTGGCGCCATTCTGACCACCAGTATAGTGCTGCACAGCTCATTGATCGCATATGAACTCAACCTCAGCTTTATTATTGGCATTACGGTCAGTTTTTTAACCGTCCTGTTCCTCGCGTTATGGTTTACCCGTCGATATTTACTGGCGAGCTCTATCAGCTTGCTGGCCATGGTGGTGGCAGCCTGCTTGGCGATGCTGTTGTTTATTCCTGATTTTACCTTGTCGCAGGCGGGAATTACCTTCCTGTATACGCTGCCGCTGATGGCGCTTTTCCTGTTTGGGAGAAAAGTCGCCTTCTGGATGATGTGCTTCAATGTGCTGCCTTTTTTATTGCTGCTACGTAACCACAATCTCCCGCCCATTGTGGATGTGGATATTAGCCTGCCCGCAACCCACGCTTATCTCAACGGGCTGTTGTTTATGTTTTTTAATATTTGCATTCCTTTGTCGGCCATGCGTCTGCTAAAAACCCAGAAAGTCCACGCACGGCAGATGATTAGGCATCAAAACGCGCTGCAACGCTCCTTAGATCAATATGCTGAAATCTTTGACAATAATGGCACAGCCTCTTTCTTCTGCAATGAAGATGGTGTGATCCTCAACTTGAATAATGCGGCGAAACAAATCGCTGGAGACGTTACACTCAATAGCACTCGCCTGTGTGACATTTTTGAACTGGACCAAGATACCAGCACTAATTTGCTGGCCGCCTCATTCCATACCCGCTTAAGACACAATAACGGCAACCGATACCTACTGCAGAAAGCTTCATTGGAGCACCACGATACCCTGTTGTTTCACTGCCACGATATCACGGCACAAACCAACCATGCGCTCGAACTCAATCGACTCAAAAAACACCATATCAGCACGCATTTTTATGATTTAGTCACGGGTCTACCCAACGAGAACCATTGGTACAACCCCGCCCCCAGTGCAATTCATCAAGAAATGACAGTGGCCTTGGTTAAGATTGATAATCTGAGCCAAATCAACGCCGCCTTTGGGATAGGCGTTGGAGATGCCATCCTAAAAGCCTTTGCCTTAGAGCTTAAAGAGCGCTTCGGCAATCACGCCAAAATATATCGCTTTAGGGGCGCATCATTTGCACTGGAAATAACCGACCTGCCGTTAGTTTCCCCAGAGATGCTGGCACAACAACTGCGTCAGCGCATCCCCACACGCTTAAAACTAAAGCAAGAACAACAGATTGAGTACCATTTAGAGTGTCGAGTTGGTTGTTGCTCGGGCCATAAATCCGCACCGCAGCAAGCCGCCGAGCAATGCTTGATTGCCATCAAACAAACCACCCAAGCTAACCCAGTTATAGTGTATTACATTGGTTTAATTAACAATTTACTTGAGGCGTCCTCGCAAGAAAGCAAAATTCGCGATGCACTGAAACACAACAGACTGGAAATGTGGCTACAGCCCAAAGTCATGGCCGATGGTCATATTGTCAGCTTTGAAGCGCTCGCCAGAATGTTCGATAAAGACGGCAGCATGATCATGCCCAGCACTTTTATTCCCATCATAGAGTCATCGCAATTACAGGCAATTTTTGCGATAAAAGTGTTTAGGCAGTTACTGCAACTGATCCGTTCTTGGCCGAAAAATGTCCCTATGACTAAGATTGCCTTCAACCTATCAGGGCAAGATATTCTGTCGGATCGCTTCTTTAAGGTGTTGATTCAAACCTATATGAATCATCCCGAACTCATCCCATTACTTGAAATTGAAATTACTGAAACCTCTGTATTTTCAACTCATAAAGAAACTGGTCGACGCTTAAACACCCTTGCTCGAATGGGCGTTTCGATTGCGATTGACGATTTTGGCACTGGTCATGCGTCATTGAGTCAGTTGATTGATATCAGCGCCGACACGATTAAAATCGACCGCTACTTCGTTAGCCAACTGGGCATTAGCGAACGTCACACTCAAATTGTTAACGCCGCAATTCTGTTAGCAAAAAGTTTAAAACTGAATGTTATTGCAGAGGGGATCGAAACCGAAGCCCAATTATTACAGCTCACAGCACTGGGATGTGAACAATTTCAAGGCTATTTATTTGGTAAACCGGCGCCCGCCGCGCTTTGGCTAAAAACGTTTCAACTGCAAACCCCTGCACACTGGCTCACCCATAAAAAGAATGCTAACTGAGGCATTAATTTTACGCATTAGCGCATCCTAGGTATAATTGGCGACATGCATTTGCCTCCCTTTGCTTTGTTTGCCAATAACTAGGATCCTCCATGTTAAGTTACCGCCACGGTTACCACGCCGGCAATTATGCCGATGTGCTGAAACACGCCATTTTGCTGCAAACCCTGCAGTTAATGCATAAGAAAGACAAACCACTCGTGTATATCGATACCCATGCGGGTGCGGGTGGTTATGCCTTAACGGATGAGTTTGCTCAGAAGACGGGCGAGTATCTCGAAGGTGTGGCTAAACTTTTGGATAAAACTGACCTGCCGCAATCGCTGCAGGATTATGTCGCGGCGGTGCGTCACTTTAATGAAGAAAATCCAGAGGAACTCAACTTCTACCCAGGTTCTCCGGCCATTATCGATATGGAGCTGGGTCCTAAGGATCGCATGCTGCTGCACGAACTGCACAGCACTGATTATGTGTTATTAGACGATTATTTCTGTGAAGACAGGCAAGTTAAAGTCATCAAGGGCGATGGTTTAAAAGGGCTGATTGCCGCAGTACCGCCACTAGAGCGCCGCGCCTTAGTGCTAGTCGATCCTAGCTATGAGATGAAAACCGATTATCAAGATGTCGCCGAAACCCTGATTAAAGCGCACAAACGTTTCGCTACTGGGGTGTTTATCTTGTGGTATCCGGTGGTAAACCGCGCCCAGACCGAGGGCATGTTATCGCGCCTCGCCAGCAGTGGGATTAAGCGTCAACTGAGAATTGAGCAGGCCATTAAACCCGACTCCGACGAATTTGGCATGACAGCGGCGGGATTGTGGATCATCAATCCGCCTTGGCAATTAGATGAAATCGCAACCGAATTAATCGACTATCTCGGAAAAACCCTAGGACAAGCGGGCGGTAACGTCACAGTCAAATGGGAAGTAGGCGAGTAATATCAGGTAAACAGGGCAGCGAGTAGACGTTATGCTCGCTGCTACGGGACTAAGTGCACTAGGCATACTGAGCGCACTGAGCGAGCGAAGCTAAATACAGTTCTAAGCCCCCTTCAAGCCTCGATAACGCTTCAACAGGATTTTCACCCGCTCAACATAGGCCTGGGTTTCAGGATAGGGTGGAACTCCATTGTATTGGGTAACGGTCGTTGGCCCAGCATTATAGGCGGCGCAGGCTAATGTGATATCACCATTAAACTGTTTTAGCATTTGCGCCAAATACTTACTGCCACCAAAAATGTTTTCCTCGGGAATAAACGCATTAGTCACGCCCATTTCTTTGGCCGTTTCAGGCATCAATTGCATCAACCCCATAGCACCGCTGCGGGACAAGGCCCTGGCATTGAAGGCCGACTCGGCATGGATCACAGCGCGAATTAAGGCGGGTTCAAGTTGATGTTTATGGGCCGCATTGGAGATCAAAGCGTCATAATTCCGGGTAAATAGCCGGATGCGATTCCAATCGATAGTGGAGTCTGGGCGACAGGCAAAGCAGTCGAACAGTAAGATTTGATATTGGCTGGTACTTGGGGCTTTATCGGTAAATACTGTGACCCCATTGGCCTGTTGATATTGATAAACTTTAACTTTTTCCTGACCTTCACTGCTGACGATACCAGTATCAGAATAACGCGCCACGATACGAGGCTTAGGTTTAGCCGCACTTTCCTCTGCGTTGACACTGGGCATCATCGAAAACAAGATCACCCACAGGCTAAACCCGAGTTGACGAGTGAGTGTGAGTGACGCACGAGTATGCTGTGGACGAGTGAACGACATTAAAGCCCCGTGTATTGATTAAGTTTAAGTACTTCAATAATAGCAAAGAGTTGCTTCATCTCACGGTTTAACTGGCTAAATTCTGCTGAAAAACTCGCGCCATGGAAAATAGACTGCATATGAAAATGGCTTCGGCGATTTGGCAGGAACATAATCAACTTACTTCTGAAGAAAGCGCATTGGATCTCGCCGTTAAAATGTGTCGAAAGTTCCAGTAAACGCGCCATAAATGCTGTGTTGAGCAAATAGCGTGACTCTATTTGATCCGTAGAAAAGACATCAAACTCCTTTTCAAACAGGGGATCTTCGAGTTTTACGCGCTCAAGCCCAGCATGGCTGTCGGAGAAAAAATTGGCTAACCCGCCACGATCCCTAAGCACAACAGTATGACCCATAAAGGTCTTATGGCTGCTTAACTCCACAACGAGCCCACGGAATCGAGTTTCCGTCCGCGTCACGGTTCTTCGCCTATTGGTACTGATATCCAGCTCTTCGACCTTCACATCCTTAGTCAAAGTAAGCTCATTGACGATCAGTTCTACCCCTTTATATTGGCCGTGAATATAGTCACCAAAACTCGCTTTGTCGTAATTGGGTAAGACTTTCGCCGCCGCGAGCCGATTCATATCGACACGCATCTCGCGGTTATAGATAAAGTCATCGCCAAAATACTTAAACATGATGGGGTAAATTTCCTGCTGCACCTGACGTTTAAATTGTCGAGTGGGACCAAAGCTCCATAGACTTAGGCCCAATAACGCCAGCAGCGGCAGAGGAAACAGAACAAGGCCGCGACTCCACCCCACCACAGCCAATAACACTAGGCCTAAGACAATCAACAAACTCAAATATAAGCGTTTACGGGTAGCCTTGAGGCAAGCGACCCGCTTTGTCTCATATCCCATGGCTATGGGGGCGAGGTGCGTCTGATAATAGGCTTGTAATTGCGGTAACTCGGCGGGATCAGCAGACAATGCAGAAGACTGCCGCTGAGCTTTAATCGGACGACCTAGGAGAAAGGACAATATATTCATCTATATTGCCCTTTTTGAGGGCATGACCCCACCACAAAAAGTTGGGGATTTAGAGATAATCAGCGGCATCGATAGGCGCCTTGGAAGCCTCATCCACCTCATAAAATGGCATCACTTTAATGCTCGCCATAGAAGCAATTATCGACCCAGGAAAAATTTCAACCGCCGTATTCAGCTCGGCAACGGCCGAGTTGTAAAAACGTCTCGCGGCGGAAATATGGGCTTCAACCTCGTTGTAGGTTTGCATCGCCTCTAACATAGTATTGTCGGATTTAAGTTCGGGGTAATTTTCCACACTGACCATCAGCGCGCCCATTTTACTGTTCAGTTGCTCGGCTTGGGCAATATGCTCTTTGACGGCGCTAGGGTCAGTTTTGTTGTAACTGCGGGTG from Shewanella putrefaciens includes these protein-coding regions:
- the cyoA gene encoding ubiquinol oxidase subunit II encodes the protein MLIRNLSKVAFAAIALMLAGCDGGVLDPKGQIGADEKHLIIIATLLMLIVVIPVIFMTLFFAWKYRDGRDQEVYAPKWSHSSAIETVVWIVPIVIVVILGVITWGSTHDLDPYKPLEHEAKPITVEVVSMDWKWLFIYPEQGVASVNELAFPTNVPVNFKITSDTAMNSFFIPQLGSQIYSMAGMTTKLHLIANEPGSYDGISANYSGAGFAGMKFKAIATPTAADFDAWVAKAKQQATKTLDSATYQALAQQSENNPVEYFGSVSHGMFDQIVMQYMHMDSNEHMAGHEGMEHMSADHNMAGMHHDMAHMASEQAMPNMQNMPNPQKMADMEGSTHSDTSSTEHSSTHPVEAE
- the cyoB gene encoding cytochrome o ubiquinol oxidase subunit I, giving the protein MSFLGKLSLDAIPYHEPIIMVTLAVVALIGLYVAALITKHKKWGVLWHNWLTSVDHKRLGIMYIVLAFIMLIRGFSDAIMMRTQQALATNGAAGYLPPEHYDQIFTAHGVIMIIFMAMPFMIGLMNLVLPLQIGARDVAFPFLNNLSFWLTASGAVLINISLGLGEFAKTGWVAYPPLSELAYSPGVGVDYYIWALQISGIGTTLTGVNFIATVLKMRAPGMKLMQMPIFTWTCTWANILIVASFPILTAVLALLTLDRYMDFHFFTNDGGGNAMMYINLFWAWGHPEVYILILPAFGIFSDVISTFTSKRLFGYSSMVWASGAISILGFIVWLHHFFTMGSSANVNAFFGVMTMVIAVPTGVKLFNWLFTIYRGRLRLTVPVLWTLGFMVTFTIGGMTGVLLAVPGADYVLHNSLFLIAHFHNTIIGGAVFGYLAGFAYWFPKATGFHLNERLGKASFWCWQIGFYVAFMPLYVLGFMGMTRRINHIDNPAWNLWIYIAAVGACIIMVGIILQFVQLYVSIRDRDQNRDTTGDPWNGHTLEWSTASPPQFYNFAKLPQVSDIDAFTDAKEKGTAYQRQKQYQPIHMPKNTPSGILMALGITAAGFAAIWHILWLAIVGMVGAFIVFLFRAYNNDVDYYVQPDEVARIENAHLNNVVRG
- the cyoC gene encoding cytochrome o ubiquinol oxidase subunit III, giving the protein MSVAIPADLEVAHADEHHEHHGTGGNTLFGFWLYLMTDCILFASVFATYAVLYMNTDGGVSGKDIFELDFVLIETAALLLSSITYGFALIFAKRHNKAATLTWLAITFTLGCVFIGMEVYEFHHLIEHGNGPQRSAFLSSFFTLVGMHGLHVTAGLIWMAIMMIEVAKTGLGNRSITRLSCLSLFWHFLDIVWICVFTVVYLLGAL
- the cyoD gene encoding cytochrome o ubiquinol oxidase subunit IV → MGAHTQSQHNSHGADDLAASIKSYLVGFVLSVVLTAIPFWAVMTHHFEQSTTLAIVIVTALVQILVHLKYFLHLDFSKEGKINTFSFLFTALIIVMVVGLSVWIILEANALMM
- the cyoE gene encoding heme o synthase — its product is MNTQARLTSTQWKARFKGYVQVTKPGIIFGNLISVAGGFLLAAKGDVDLVLMLASLVGLSLVVASGCAINNCIDRDIDAKMQRTCKRVTVTGEIPLSHVLLFGIALGVLGFGILALFTNVLALLFAAIGYVVYVGIYSLYMKRNSVYGTLVGSFSGAVPPVVGYCSVTGQMDMGAVILLLMFSLWQMPHSYAIAIFRFNDYAAAKIPVLPVAEGMAKAKHHIVLYIAVFALVSTMLPLAGYTGTAFMAVTCATSLWWLTMALKGYRQDVDMPRWARQVFGFSIITITALSVTMALDFQAVSQTPLFTLVR
- a CDS encoding class I SAM-dependent methyltransferase gives rise to the protein MIPLPIPVFFNQQYPTLVDICARWQLVFDANAAFELRFESDTLTLHKRDEPKLDGIMVDFVTGAVAHRRKFGGGRGQSIAKAVGLKQGVTPKVVDGTAGLGRDAFVLASLGCTVTMVERHPVVAALLEDGLRRAYQDAEIGDWMRERMQLFHGSSLEALAKLEQEVDVVYLDPMYPHRDKSALVKKEMRVFQTLVGADLDADGLLAPAMALASKRVVVKRPDYAEDLAGVKPSMVIETKKNRFDVYIKSAMK
- a CDS encoding EAL domain-containing protein; translated protein: MLNWLKGFLFIREQDFLSPDRTILKTSLLRIILLSGAILTTSIVLHSSLIAYELNLSFIIGITVSFLTVLFLALWFTRRYLLASSISLLAMVVAACLAMLLFIPDFTLSQAGITFLYTLPLMALFLFGRKVAFWMMCFNVLPFLLLLRNHNLPPIVDVDISLPATHAYLNGLLFMFFNICIPLSAMRLLKTQKVHARQMIRHQNALQRSLDQYAEIFDNNGTASFFCNEDGVILNLNNAAKQIAGDVTLNSTRLCDIFELDQDTSTNLLAASFHTRLRHNNGNRYLLQKASLEHHDTLLFHCHDITAQTNHALELNRLKKHHISTHFYDLVTGLPNENHWYNPAPSAIHQEMTVALVKIDNLSQINAAFGIGVGDAILKAFALELKERFGNHAKIYRFRGASFALEITDLPLVSPEMLAQQLRQRIPTRLKLKQEQQIEYHLECRVGCCSGHKSAPQQAAEQCLIAIKQTTQANPVIVYYIGLINNLLEASSQESKIRDALKHNRLEMWLQPKVMADGHIVSFEALARMFDKDGSMIMPSTFIPIIESSQLQAIFAIKVFRQLLQLIRSWPKNVPMTKIAFNLSGQDILSDRFFKVLIQTYMNHPELIPLLEIEITETSVFSTHKETGRRLNTLARMGVSIAIDDFGTGHASLSQLIDISADTIKIDRYFVSQLGISERHTQIVNAAILLAKSLKLNVIAEGIETEAQLLQLTALGCEQFQGYLFGKPAPAALWLKTFQLQTPAHWLTHKKNAN
- a CDS encoding 23S rRNA (adenine(2030)-N(6))-methyltransferase RlmJ, with translation MLSYRHGYHAGNYADVLKHAILLQTLQLMHKKDKPLVYIDTHAGAGGYALTDEFAQKTGEYLEGVAKLLDKTDLPQSLQDYVAAVRHFNEENPEELNFYPGSPAIIDMELGPKDRMLLHELHSTDYVLLDDYFCEDRQVKVIKGDGLKGLIAAVPPLERRALVLVDPSYEMKTDYQDVAETLIKAHKRFATGVFILWYPVVNRAQTEGMLSRLASSGIKRQLRIEQAIKPDSDEFGMTAAGLWIINPPWQLDEIATELIDYLGKTLGQAGGNVTVKWEVGE
- a CDS encoding lytic transglycosylase domain-containing protein, giving the protein MSFTRPQHTRASLTLTRQLGFSLWVILFSMMPSVNAEESAAKPKPRIVARYSDTGIVSSEGQEKVKVYQYQQANGVTVFTDKAPSTSQYQILLFDCFACRPDSTIDWNRIRLFTRNYDALISNAAHKHQLEPALIRAVIHAESAFNARALSRSGAMGLMQLMPETAKEMGVTNAFIPEENIFGGSKYLAQMLKQFNGDITLACAAYNAGPTTVTQYNGVPPYPETQAYVERVKILLKRYRGLKGA
- a CDS encoding DUF3137 domain-containing protein, encoding MNILSFLLGRPIKAQRQSSALSADPAELPQLQAYYQTHLAPIAMGYETKRVACLKATRKRLYLSLLIVLGLVLLAVVGWSRGLVLFPLPLLALLGLSLWSFGPTRQFKRQVQQEIYPIMFKYFGDDFIYNREMRVDMNRLAAAKVLPNYDKASFGDYIHGQYKGVELIVNELTLTKDVKVEELDISTNRRRTVTRTETRFRGLVVELSSHKTFMGHTVVLRDRGGLANFFSDSHAGLERVKLEDPLFEKEFDVFSTDQIESRYLLNTAFMARLLELSTHFNGEIQCAFFRSKLIMFLPNRRSHFHMQSIFHGASFSAEFSQLNREMKQLFAIIEVLKLNQYTGL